In the Clostridium gelidum genome, TAAGAAATATAAAATCAACCCTAAATATATTGAAGTTGAGATTACAGAAAGTATGCTTATGAAATCTTTTGATAAGAATGTGAAAATTCTTGAAGAAATTAAAAAGTTAGGTGTAAGTATAGCATTAGATGATTTTGGAACTGGATATTCCTCTTTGAATTATTTAACCAAGTTACCAATAGATGTATTAAAGATTGATAGAAGTTTTGTAATTGACTTATTGAGAAATCCTAAAAGTAAATGTATTGTAGAAAATATAATTAATTTATCACATCAATTAGGAATAGAAGTAGTTGCAGAAGGGGTTGAAGATAAATCTCAAGTTGAGTATTTAAGAACCATATTATGTGATGTTGTTCAAGGGTACTATTTTAGTAAACCTAGAATGTTTGAGAACATAAAAAATATAATTGGGAAAGAACTTCAATAAAAATGTTGACAAATTAGTTTTGTGAGTATAATATAACAGTATAATATAAATCCTAAGAAAAGGGATAGTAATCATGATACAATGTCAAAGAGAGTTGAAGATAGTGAGATTTCAGCACGGAAGTTAATGATGAATGGGCCTTTGAGGAGCGATATGAAATCTTTTGAGAGTAGTTTAGCCGTAAGTCGCACGTTATAGCGAATAAGATATGTTTGTATCTGAAATGAGAGGCATTTTTATGCAATCTAGGTGGCAACGCGGATAATATCCGTCCTATTAATTATAGGACGGTTTTTTTTATGTTTTTTTATATTTTTTATATTGGAGCGTGATAGTTATGTTATGAAAGAAAGTGATTTTAACATAGAAACAAAGAATAATAAATATTAATAAGGGGGATTTTTATAATGAATACAAAAAGAATGATTACAAATTCAATTTTAATAGCAATAGGGGCAATATTACATCAACTAACACCGCTACTTGGTGTACCAATGCAACCGGATTTATCATTAGCAATTCTATTTATAATAATAGTATATAATAAAGATTATAAAACTACATTAATATGTGGAATTATAGTAGGGGTATTTGCAGCACTAACTACTAAAACTCCAGGTGGTCAATTACCTAATATAATAGATAAAATTATAACTTCTAATATTATGTATTTAGTATTAATTCCATTAAGAGAAAAAGCAAGTAAGCTAAAACAAATTACTTTATTGTTACCAGTAGGGACATTGATAAGTGGGAGTATTTTCTTAACAGTATTAATGATGCTTGGTGGAATACCATTTGAAAAATTCGGACTTTTATTTACAACTGTAGTTGTACCAACAGCTGTATTAAATGTAATAATAGGTATTATGTTATTTAAGGTTGTGGAAAAAACAGTGGGAATTACTGGAGCTTATGCAGTCGAATAATAATAAAAGCAAATTCATAAGAAGTATTAGTTTTTAATAATAAGAAAAATAGAAGGCAAATAATTTGTCTTCTATTTTTCTGTTTTAAAATAATATATAAATTCATTGATTTTTTATAAAGTGAAATTCTTCAGGTGTATTTTCATCGATTACTTTAAATTCATATCCATTATCTTTATAATATTTAATTATATCAGGTAGAGCCTTAACAGAATTTTTGCTCATGTAGGCACAATGCATTAACAATAATACAGAATTTTTATCACTTTTAGAATTTTTAATAAATACACCAGGGCTAGAGCTAGGATTTGCACCATCACCGCTATCGGTATTCCAATCATAAATTTTAAAATTATTTTCATGAAGTAAATTAACCATGGAGTGAGAAAGTTTATAGTAATTATTATTGCAACCAAAAGGAAATCTTAATATAGTTGGTTTAAAGCCAACTATATTATTTATTGTTTCTTGAGTATCAAGCATTTCTTTTAAAAATGAGTCATTAGAGGAATAAAGACAATTTTTTTTATGGCTCATACTGTGAAGACCAAGAGCGTGCCCTTCATTATAAATTCTTTTTATTAAATCTTCTTGACCTTTAATTTGGTTTCCGATTAGAAAAAATGTTGAGGGAACAGATTCTTTTTTTAATATATCTAATACATCTTTAGTAACTTTTCCAGCAGGGCCATCATCAAAAGTTAGATATACTATTTTTTTTTCATTAGCATGAACATATATATTATTAAATGTTTGAATATTAATCAGTGCAAGTACAACTAAAATAAATGAAATATATCTTTTGAAAAATTTTAAATTCATATAATCACCTTCATAAATAATTTGTATAAAAATATTATGTGCAAAAACAAAAAAAATATCAAAAAATTTTAATATTAAGTTTCTAAAGAAAAAATATTAGTTGGTTAATATTTCGTTAAATAGAATATACTTTAGTGATATTATAAAATATGGTATAATTCAAATTAGATTGATAAGGGTAAGATTGACAAGGAAAAGAGATGAATGAGTATTGAGAAGTGTAAATAATAAGTATCTAATAGAATATGAGATGAGTAATGAGGAAAACTTCTCTAGCTATATAGTTATAGATTCAGAAAAGAATAAGAAATATGTATTATGTATTTTAAAAAATGATTTCACTTATGAAAAAACAAGAGAATATTTATTAAGTAAATTTAAAACTATTAGAAATTTAAATTTTGATAATGTCATTAATATTATTAATATTGAAATAATTTATAGTCTTAATGGTATAAAATTAGATAAACCTCAATATGGATATTTAATGGAATATATTCAATCTAGAATAGATACTCAAACGTACATTGAGAAATGCAGTATTTATAAAAAATTAGATATATTTATGGAAATATGTGCAGCGATTAATACATTAAATATGCAAGGCTATATATTTGATGATATTACAATTAAGGACATAGTATTAATTCCAAATGTAAAAAATGAGATTAAGGTTAAGATAAAAAATTTACTACAAAATGAAATAAATAAATTAAATTTATTAAATTCATCTGTAAATTCATTACCTTACCACTATAATATTGAAACCAAAGAAGATGGAATCAACAATAAAGATAACATTGGACAAGTTATAAAATTATTCAATAAGATATTTGTTGAAGAGGAACTCAAGGGCGAGTTAAAAGAATTGAAATATATAAAAAGAATATATAATCAAGTAAATACTATAAATCAATCGTTTACACTTGAACATTTTATAAAAGATATAAATAACAAAATGCAAACAAGTTATAAATTATTTGTTACTGATGCATTGAATATAATTGAAACTGATTTAGATATAATTGGTATGGAAGAAGAAATAAAAATAGTAGAAAAAAACTTTCAAAAGATACTAGAAAGTAAAGAAAATTATAAAATCATAGGATTTAGTGGTGAAGATGGAAGTGGAAAAAGTAGGCTTTTAGAAGAAATTAAATATAAACTAGAAAATAAATATTTTATAGATATCATAAATACTAAGGATTTAATAAATAAAAATATAAGTAAAAAGGATAAATATAATAATTTACTAAATTATATTTATGGAAAGATAGACAAGAATTTAAAAGATAAATATGAAATTTATATAAAAAAGTTTATATCAATTTTGATTGAAAAGGATTCTATTAATAATGAAAAGAAACAAAAGCTTCAGTTAATTAACAGAATTGGCAAGCTTATAAATGAATATACTATGACTAAGCCTTTTGTTATATTAATAGATGATTTAAATGACACAAATGAAATCTTTAAATTACTCATTAGATATATTGCTTTTTTGGGAAAAAATTTAGAAAATGTGATGATAATATTTACTATGAATGAAGGTAGTAATGATGAGGACTTCTTGACATTTATGAAAGATGTTAAAGAATTAGAACAATATGAAGAGTATAAAATAAATTATTTTAATCAATACAATACGACTAAAATGATTAAAAGTATGCTTAATACAAATGAAGACCTTAATAAATTAACAGTAAAAATATATTCTGAAACTTTAGGAAATCCACAATATATAAGCGGTGTAATAAAAGAATTATATGAAAACAAAACATTATATTTTGACGAAGTTGTTGGTGAGTGGAGAACTGATATTAAAGAAAAAGATATACTAATACCTCAAACGTTACAAAAAAAATTGGAAGCAAATATTTCTTCATTAAATAAGCAAGAAATTAGTGTTTTAAAAAGATTATCAATTTTTGAAACTCCATTATCTGAAAAAATAATATTAAAATATATAATAACAGAGTTAGAAGATATAGAAGTTTATGGAGAATTGAAATCAAAGGGTGTATTAGGAGATAAAATAAGTGATCAAGGTATACTTGTAGGATTTACAAATAATTTATTGAGAAATATATTGTATTTGAAATTGAGTGAACAAGAAAAAATAGAAAGGCACTATAAAGCATCTATCTTATTTGAAGAGATTTTATTTGAAACAGATTATTATATAGAAGAATTTTTAATTCATTTAGAAAGAGGTAACAGTTATAAAAAGGCACATTTCTATACTCTAAAATATGCAAAAGTACAGGATGTATTGGGAAATTTATCAAAATCAATATTTTATTACAAAAGAGCTTTAATGTATCCTAGTAATTTAAGCGGAAGTGAAGTTGCTATAAATATTGCAAAACTTTATCAAAAAAAATCAAATCATGAGAAGAGTTATGAATTTTTTGAAAAGGCAAATCAACTTGCAATACAAAATGATGAATCGGAGATAAAAATATACACCTTGCTTGAAATGATAATTATAAAAATTAATGATATTACAGATATGAATACAGGAATAGATTATTCTTTAAATTGTGTGAGAAGATTATTAGATATCAGATTTTATCCTAAGGGTGAAGTTTATTATCACTATGCACTTGCATTAAAATATAGGCTAGAATATAACCATCAGTTAACATTAATTAATGCAGAAAAGGCATTAACTATATGTAATGAAAGAAACATAAAAGAAGATGTGTATGGATGGGTAACAACTACTCTTGTAAGAATGTATATTCAAGAAGAAAACTATAAAGAAGCTAGAAGAATATGCTTACATGCGATTCAGATATTTACAAGTAATAACAATGTTAATGGAGAATTATTTAGCAAATTGTTGTATGCATCTATCTGCAAAGAAGAAGGAGATAGTAATGAGATAATTATAAAGCAATATCTAGAAATAACGAAGTTAAGTAATAAATATAATGTATATAAAAGAGAAATATTGAGTTTGATTTATATTGCAAAGATTTATAACCAAGAAAAAAAGTATGTTCAGGCAGAAGAATATTTATTAAAAGCATTAGAAAGAGAAAGAGAAGAAGGTATAGATGCATATTCTTTTAGTATTTGCAATGAACTTTGTTTATTGTATATAAGACTCGGAAAAATAAATTTATCAGTAAAGTATTACCATTTAACAA is a window encoding:
- a CDS encoding tryptophan transporter; amino-acid sequence: MNTKRMITNSILIAIGAILHQLTPLLGVPMQPDLSLAILFIIIVYNKDYKTTLICGIIVGVFAALTTKTPGGQLPNIIDKIITSNIMYLVLIPLREKASKLKQITLLLPVGTLISGSIFLTVLMMLGGIPFEKFGLLFTTVVVPTAVLNVIIGIMLFKVVEKTVGITGAYAVE
- a CDS encoding polysaccharide deacetylase family protein; its protein translation is MNLKFFKRYISFILVVLALINIQTFNNIYVHANEKKIVYLTFDDGPAGKVTKDVLDILKKESVPSTFFLIGNQIKGQEDLIKRIYNEGHALGLHSMSHKKNCLYSSNDSFLKEMLDTQETINNIVGFKPTILRFPFGCNNNYYKLSHSMVNLLHENNFKIYDWNTDSGDGANPSSSPGVFIKNSKSDKNSVLLLMHCAYMSKNSVKALPDIIKYYKDNGYEFKVIDENTPEEFHFIKNQ
- a CDS encoding diguanylate cyclase; protein product: MRSVNNKYLIEYEMSNEENFSSYIVIDSEKNKKYVLCILKNDFTYEKTREYLLSKFKTIRNLNFDNVINIINIEIIYSLNGIKLDKPQYGYLMEYIQSRIDTQTYIEKCSIYKKLDIFMEICAAINTLNMQGYIFDDITIKDIVLIPNVKNEIKVKIKNLLQNEINKLNLLNSSVNSLPYHYNIETKEDGINNKDNIGQVIKLFNKIFVEEELKGELKELKYIKRIYNQVNTINQSFTLEHFIKDINNKMQTSYKLFVTDALNIIETDLDIIGMEEEIKIVEKNFQKILESKENYKIIGFSGEDGSGKSRLLEEIKYKLENKYFIDIINTKDLINKNISKKDKYNNLLNYIYGKIDKNLKDKYEIYIKKFISILIEKDSINNEKKQKLQLINRIGKLINEYTMTKPFVILIDDLNDTNEIFKLLIRYIAFLGKNLENVMIIFTMNEGSNDEDFLTFMKDVKELEQYEEYKINYFNQYNTTKMIKSMLNTNEDLNKLTVKIYSETLGNPQYISGVIKELYENKTLYFDEVVGEWRTDIKEKDILIPQTLQKKLEANISSLNKQEISVLKRLSIFETPLSEKIILKYIITELEDIEVYGELKSKGVLGDKISDQGILVGFTNNLLRNILYLKLSEQEKIERHYKASILFEEILFETDYYIEEFLIHLERGNSYKKAHFYTLKYAKVQDVLGNLSKSIFYYKRALMYPSNLSGSEVAINIAKLYQKKSNHEKSYEFFEKANQLAIQNDESEIKIYTLLEMIIIKINDITDMNTGIDYSLNCVRRLLDIRFYPKGEVYYHYALALKYRLEYNHQLTLINAEKALTICNERNIKEDVYGWVTTTLVRMYIQEENYKEARRICLHAIQIFTSNNNVNGELFSKLLYASICKEEGDSNEIIIKQYLEITKLSNKYNVYKREILSLIYIAKIYNQEKKYVQAEEYLLKALEREREEGIDAYSFSICNELCLLYIRLGKINLSVKYYHLTKQMQNGIKLLEEEVISSNYTYALYNLLIYNYNGAYNYLKRIYTLLFDTKNFHYKTIICNYYELMIYKCKNEDDIKIVYAKLNDKIKKLEDVDTESEIRISTIRRILLFGYKNFAKELFLKLKGYPKDYNVEGMYIYLEFNFRNKSHSNFLINKALRICAFINNKEIKADLYTMIGKKYSELKCNELAINYYYESIALHIDTINLLSENDKLSYVNNSEFLKTRKLFIKCLNNDLNINIELKKIELVKKNEEINDILNELDLINILGNESIFNVMQNLYEKCYYNDLSDIYKVFERFSSDTISDIENVMKYMARLTLADKAMIVIENNEGGNEVICTYRISDKNEINRYFSLKLDSEEDIFFICNNDSRLYQLDDTVLKDGIKACMYMKIINREKDINSSARINARLILISNNAVNYINAKSKKTIEMFKPFLTFLLEKHNLTISSTLDKLTGVYNRKYFEEALLFLLDSARLEKSEFAVIMFDIDDFKGVNDKYGHQTGDEVLVKLTKEVKKCIGKGDIIGRYGGEEFIVLLPNVNKKRAMNMAEKIRMNIDNAKILGDKRKVTISIGIAMSAHELLNNEEIIERADQALYKAKHEGKNRSIFWEKDYGISTNSNNDLTGVLSGSATKDYNLASILKEVANIIKYKDKKEQKIYKFILKVMQVIECETATVFIVKDKKIINVYSKQRTKEGWYVAEKFNFKLIYSTIEEEKGRYLIDWEIMDSYNHYGIPDWRSVCITPIICNGEILAVLYLSVSVNKKEFTCNDYNLLNCFAEIGIPIFF